In one window of Calditrichota bacterium DNA:
- a CDS encoding endo-1,4-beta-xylanase, which translates to MSAHQVPSVRSTQWLWSTLAALLLYLHAFAQVDTVQTNVPRLRDVYANDFYIGCLLSYRHIGLPDDPYVPGQSPVVARHGGELIRFHMNSMSPGNNMKPQYTVDIAASAAAYNGATTQAARDSIDVHPIVRFNGDLIAQLNWAKRQGFTFRGHTLVWHSQTPAAFFRSGYTESGPRLTKEKMTERMDHYIHEVIRLLHEGWPGLLSAMDVVNEAVLDNGQDRTDSEWFRTFGDNSYIMKAFELTRKYCLAYGETQMKLYYNDYNTHLAAKANGIVRVCGPIFAAGYLDGIGMQEHDALTSPTAEQWIASYQKFDPICHEMAVTELDVTTGYAQPPLEVLRQQANQYGQLFKCFVERSYFSGRGKVISVSKDGLNDQYTFKTNQSSSLWDVYNQCKPAFFAVVAVGKYYNGLDSLLTQANALQEEEFSPQSWADFAEALSRARNAMTRNYSYATSAADTLEAAFVALKASIEALQPASAVTFASEQYPQQFSLNPSYPNPFRGATVISYRLLLTSEVFVKIFDLRGREVATLVHELQSPGEYVLRFDGSSLPSGTYLCRMKVGDRVETQKLMLLR; encoded by the coding sequence CAGGTCCCATCGGTTCGCTCAACGCAGTGGCTGTGGTCCACGTTGGCCGCACTGCTCCTCTATCTCCACGCGTTCGCGCAAGTGGACACAGTGCAGACCAACGTTCCACGGCTGCGAGATGTATACGCCAACGACTTTTACATCGGCTGTCTTCTGTCCTATCGGCACATCGGTTTGCCGGACGATCCTTACGTGCCGGGCCAGTCCCCCGTGGTTGCACGTCACGGCGGGGAGCTGATAAGATTCCACATGAACAGCATGAGCCCCGGCAACAACATGAAGCCGCAGTATACGGTCGACATTGCTGCCAGCGCGGCAGCCTACAACGGCGCCACAACCCAGGCGGCACGAGATTCGATCGACGTGCACCCGATCGTCCGCTTCAATGGTGACCTGATTGCGCAACTCAACTGGGCTAAGCGGCAGGGGTTCACTTTCAGGGGCCACACCTTAGTTTGGCATAGTCAGACGCCTGCCGCCTTCTTTCGCTCCGGCTACACAGAGTCGGGGCCACGCCTAACCAAAGAGAAGATGACTGAGCGGATGGACCACTACATTCATGAGGTCATCCGCCTGCTCCACGAAGGTTGGCCAGGGTTGCTGTCGGCCATGGATGTGGTCAACGAAGCAGTGTTAGACAACGGCCAAGACCGGACGGACAGCGAGTGGTTCCGCACCTTTGGGGACAACAGCTACATCATGAAAGCATTTGAACTCACCCGCAAGTACTGTCTGGCCTACGGCGAAACGCAGATGAAGCTCTACTACAACGACTATAACACGCACCTTGCTGCGAAGGCAAACGGAATCGTGCGCGTGTGCGGGCCGATTTTCGCGGCAGGGTATCTCGACGGCATCGGCATGCAGGAGCACGACGCCCTGACCTCTCCCACTGCTGAGCAGTGGATTGCCTCGTACCAGAAGTTCGACCCGATCTGCCACGAGATGGCGGTGACGGAGCTTGATGTCACCACAGGCTACGCCCAGCCACCGCTGGAAGTGTTGCGCCAGCAAGCCAATCAGTACGGGCAATTGTTCAAGTGTTTTGTGGAGCGGAGCTACTTTTCCGGCAGGGGGAAGGTCATCAGCGTATCCAAGGATGGTCTCAACGACCAGTACACTTTCAAAACTAATCAGTCCTCGTCTCTGTGGGACGTCTATAACCAATGCAAGCCGGCCTTCTTTGCCGTAGTGGCTGTCGGGAAGTACTACAATGGGCTCGATTCACTGTTGACTCAGGCTAATGCTCTGCAGGAGGAGGAATTTTCTCCCCAAAGCTGGGCAGATTTCGCAGAAGCGCTTTCCAGGGCTCGGAACGCAATGACCCGCAATTACTCTTACGCGACGTCCGCGGCCGATACCCTAGAGGCTGCTTTTGTGGCTCTCAAGGCTTCTATTGAGGCTTTGCAACCGGCCAGCGCGGTTACCTTCGCCAGCGAGCAATATCCTCAGCAGTTTTCACTCAATCCAAGCTATCCCAATCCCTTCAGAGGGGCCACGGTGATTAGTTACCGGCTGCTCCTTACGAGCGAGGTATTTGTTAAGATCTTCGACCTCCGTGGAAGGGAAGTAGCTACGCTGGTTCACGAGCTGCAGAGTCCAGGCGAATATGTCTTGAGATTCGACGGGAG